CGGCCTTTTCGGCCTGTGCCGGGCTGTTGCTGCGTGCGGTTGAACAGCAAAACGACCCGCTAAGCGAAGCCATGAGCCACATTCGCCAGTCAGGCGGCCGCTGGGGCCGCCTGGGGGCGTGGCTTAAGGAAAATTTCTGATTCATCAGGCATTGAGCATCAGGCATCGGGGATTGGCCGGTTCTAAAGCTGAACCGCCAATCCCGCCGTGATCGCCGCCTGCAAGGCAAATTCACCAATCGCCAAATCCTGCAGGGCCATGCCCGAACTGTCATAAACCGTTACTTGCGCGTTTGATGACCTGCCATCACGGGTGCCATTTAACACATCGCCAATTGCCGTGATGTTTTCGCGCCCGATAAGACCCTGCCCGAACGCCACTTCATATTCCCCGATACTGACCGACTGTTCGATCACATCGGCAAACAGCGATGCCTTTGCCACCAGTTCGGGGGCCAATTCAAATTTACCAGGTCCATCTGCCCCCATCGCGGAAATATGCGTTCCCGGCGGCACCCATTCAAGCTGGATCAGGCCTTCGCGCGCCGCCGTTGCGGTAATGATGATATCGGCCTGTTGCACGGCATCAGGAATGGGGGCAGCCACGGCCTCCAGCCCAAGGTCTTTGGCAAGCTGTGCTGCGAATGATTTGGCCTTGTCAGCGGAACGGCCAGCGACAAACACCTTCCT
The window above is part of the Thalassospira marina genome. Proteins encoded here:
- a CDS encoding ornithine cyclodeaminase family protein translates to MYYVSEETAHRIVTIKDAIATIDQMFRDYARGEAMTFPVVTGQGPDPQTRFSIKSGMFDARRLAGVKIGSYWPQNPQAGIPAHGSTTFFLEPDTGLPRAVVAASYLTALRTAASDAVAIRALARKDAAALAIIGTGKQAWYEVAAAYEVRPIRKVFVAGRSADKAKSFAAQLAKDLGLEAVAAPIPDAVQQADIIITATAAREGLIQLEWVPPGTHISAMGADGPGKFELAPELVAKASLFADVIEQSVSIGEYEVAFGQGLIGRENITAIGDVLNGTRDGRSSNAQVTVYDSSGMALQDLAIGEFALQAAITAGLAVQL